The Porites lutea chromosome 4, jaPorLute2.1, whole genome shotgun sequence genome contains a region encoding:
- the LOC140935141 gene encoding uncharacterized protein isoform X2: MKEKEKSSLVDLGKRLLEASRKGHADEVSVLMASGAPFTTDWLGTSPLHLAAQHGHTQTAEVLLRAGVSRDARTKVDRTPLHMAAQHGHTHVVELLISSGACANNADMLNMTPLHWACEHNHVDIVKILLRAGAKTDIKSKFGKTPVDIARAKGYIEVLAALSSDQDSDLTIPKTPKRPADRNNLSLNSMKKRQRTKKFPMTEGSWTGPEGPKENGNKPRRKATTPGASPKSAVGGGRRVSAPPQFPNAGSPSLRSPTENSIASLVSAAAIVKAKSESEREGQPTTVNSEGKRTTSATTKSQDSSVLDTLATLATATLSHTASSTSTTPQQVTAVPGRPIGIAPLTLPPTTPTLTTPLTPSSLFPMPSPLAALSALSSLSSPAQTSPLPLSFSMPVMTPQQVSTSGTQLLPLVQPGGTPFFSSIQVPTSATTVGDITSSSATSSGVVIAGAETGVKCVTLNTGTTPVPNTAAHTVIPQTVMSPFQLSNSSGQALIQTQLALTQMLAPTQGVQPSVVLEMNATTNKDGVVQVKVDQSQAAELLKAQTQSQEVANTQLQQDGSDTKQDDVNPSQNVQGTQEVLITLQVPAGLQHLQPQLVTDPTFGLQHVQLVQPVSGQEAQSTVTTSSQPNQVTIVQQPDSSAQTTQEHTAGSAAQQAPVVQLQLPQDQLNLAHLMQNLGQGGLPLTPLTLTPQQMQLLANSQLQIGNQMPQLNQNSQQPRQQQVQQAAGTTQQQQQQQPQQNVTQQLLAQSIPQRTLLPQNYVTQLGQTPAQTTVDNQQQSQQQPHQQQPLIGPQVLLQVQEDLRKLLEQRQVEEEKARKDLEVKLQTLQRDSEKYRTELEHAQKEAQDYRGRLEEEQRENSRLHQLFEASKQSKSSSSDEQK; this comes from the exons atgaaggagaaggagaagtcCTCCCTTGTTGACCTTGGAAAGCGTCTGCTAGAGGCGTCTCGAAAAGGACATGCAGATGAAGTTAGCGTGCTGATGGCGTCTGGTGCTCCTTTTACAACTGATTGG CTTGGCACATCACCATTGCATTTGGCTGCTCAACATGGCCACACCCAAACAGCAGAAGTTCTTCTCCGAGCCGGAGTAAGCCGAGATGCACGCACaaag GTTGATAGAACACCATTGCACATGGCAGCACAGCATGGCCACACCCATGTAGTGGAGTTACTTATTTCCTCTGGAGCTTGTGCAAACAATGCTGACATG CTGAATATGACCCCTCTTCACTGGGCCTGCGAACACAATCATGTGGACATTGTTAAAATTTTGCTTCGAGCAGGAGCCAAGACAGACATCAAGAGCAAG tttggTAAGACACCAGTTGATATTGCAAGAGCAAAGGGTTATATTGAAGTGCTTGCTGCATTGTCATCTGATCAG GATTCAGACTTGACAATACCAAAGACCCCAAAGAGACCAG CTGATCGAAACAATCTTTCCTTGAATTCCATGAAGAAGagacaaagaacaaaaaagtttcCTATGACAGAAGGCTCATGGACCGGTCCTGAAGGACCAAAAG AGAATGGTAACAAGCCACGTAGAAAGGCTACAACACCAGGAGCTTCTCCCAAGTCAGCTGTGGGTGGGGGAAGAAGAGTTTCTGCACCTCCTCAGTTTCCTAATGCAG GCTCACCATCACTGCGTAGTCCAACAGAGAACTCCATTGCATCCCTGGTTTCTGCTGCTGCCATTGTAAAAGCCAAATCAGAAAGTGAACGAGAAGGACAACCTACAACTG TGAACTCTGAAGGTAAAAGAACCACCAGTGCCACCACTAAATCACAAGATTCAAGTGTCCTTGACACTTTGGCAACTCTAGCTACAGCTACCTTAAGCCACACTGCATCTTCAACATCTACAACACCTCAGCAGGTGACAGCTGTACCTGGCAGACCCATTGGCATTGCACCGCTCACCCTGCCACCAACCACGCCAACCCTAACCACACCCTTGACACCCTCAAGTCTCTTCCCCATGCCATCCCCCCTTGCAGCACTGTCTGCtctgtcatcattatcatcacctgCTCAAACGTCACCTCTTCCACTCTCATTTTCCATGCCAGTCATGACTCCGCAACAGGTATCGACATCGGGAACACAACTGCTACCTCTTGTCCAGCCAGGAGGGACACCATTCTTCTCTTCTATACAAGTTCCCACTTCTGCCACAACTGTGGGGGATATAACGTCGAGTAGTGCTACCAGCTCAGGTGTCGTCATCGCGGGAGCAGAGACTGGAGTTAAATGTGTGACCCTAAATACTGGGACCACACCGGTTCCCAATACAGCAGCACACACAGTGATTCCACAGACTGTCATGTCTCCATTTCAGCTGTCAAACAGTTCAGGTCAGGCACTTATTCAGACGCAGCTAGCTCTGACTCAGATGCTTGCTCCAACACAAGGCGTGCAGCCCAGTGTGGTGCTAGAAATGAAtgcaacaacaaacaaagatgGCGTTG TTCAAGTTAAAGTAGACCAGAGTCAAGCAGCAGAGCTATTAAAAGCCCAGACCCAGTCACAG GAGGTAGCGAACACTCAGCTTCAACAGGATGGTAGTGACACCAAACAGGATGATGTTAATCCGTCTCAGAATGTACAAGGAACACAGGAAGTTCTTATAACACTTCAGGTTCCTGCTGGATTGCAGCACTTACAACCCCAGTTGGTTACAGATCCAACATTTGGACTCCAACATGTGCAGTTGGTTCAGCCAGTATCTGGTCAGGAAGCGCAATCA ACAGTCACAACTTCATCACAGCCGAACCAAGTCACTATTGTTCAGCAGCCCGATAGCAGCGCACAGACCACCCAGGAACACACCGCTGGCTCAGCAGCACAGCAGGCTCCTGTTGTGCAGTTACAACTCCCACAGGATCAGTTGAACCTTGCACATCTAATGCAGAATTTGGGTCAGGGAGGGTTACCACTCACACCGTTGACTTTAACACCTCAACAGATGCAGCTACTAGCAA ATTCACAGTTACAGATTGGTAATCAGATGCCGCAGTTGAATCAGAATTCACAACAACCGCGACAACAGCAGGTACAACAAGCCGCAGGAACAAcgcaacaacagcagcagcagcaaccaCAACAAAATGTCACTCAACAGTTGTTGGCACAGTCAATTCCACAGAGGACGTTGCTACCACAAAACTACGTCACACAACTCGGCCag ACACCTGCGCAAACAACAGTAGATAACCAACAGCAATCGCAACAGCAGCCTCACCAACAACAACCACTGATCGGCCCTCAGGTTTTACTGCAAGTTCAAGAAGACCTTCGTAAGCTGCTGGAGCAACGACAAGTAGAGGAAGAGAAAGCTCGAAAGGACCTTGAAGTCAAACTCCAAACTTTGCAACGAGACAGCGAAAAATATCGCACAGAGCTTGAACACGCACAGAAAGAGGCCCAAGACTATCGCGGACGGTTAGAGGAAGAACAGAGAGAAAACTCAAGACTGCATCAGTTGTTTGAGGCTTCGAAACAAAGCAAGAGTAGCAGCTCTGATGAACAAAAATAA
- the LOC140935141 gene encoding uncharacterized protein isoform X1 encodes MKEKEKSSLVDLGKRLLEASRKGHADEVSVLMASGAPFTTDWLGTSPLHLAAQHGHTQTAEVLLRAGVSRDARTKVDRTPLHMAAQHGHTHVVELLISSGACANNADMLNMTPLHWACEHNHVDIVKILLRAGAKTDIKSKFGKTPVDIARAKGYIEVLAALSSDQDSDLTIPKTPKRPADRNNLSLNSMKKRQRTKKFPMTEGSWTGPEGPKENGNKPRRKATTPGASPKSAVGGGRRVSAPPQFPNAGSPSLRSPTENSIASLVSAAAIVKAKSESEREGQPTTVNSEGKRTTSATTKSQDSSVLDTLATLATATLSHTASSTSTTPQQVTAVPGRPIGIAPLTLPPTTPTLTTPLTPSSLFPMPSPLAALSALSSLSSPAQTSPLPLSFSMPVMTPQQVSTSGTQLLPLVQPGGTPFFSSIQVPTSATTVGDITSSSATSSGVVIAGAETGVKCVTLNTGTTPVPNTAAHTVIPQTVMSPFQLSNSSGQALIQTQLALTQMLAPTQGVQPSVVLEMNATTNKDGVVQVKVDQSQAAELLKAQTQSQEVANTQLQQDGSDTKQDDVNPSQNVQGTQEVLITLQVPAGLQHLQPQLVTDPTFGLQHVQLVQPVSGQEAQSQTVTTSSQPNQVTIVQQPDSSAQTTQEHTAGSAAQQAPVVQLQLPQDQLNLAHLMQNLGQGGLPLTPLTLTPQQMQLLANSQLQIGNQMPQLNQNSQQPRQQQVQQAAGTTQQQQQQQPQQNVTQQLLAQSIPQRTLLPQNYVTQLGQTPAQTTVDNQQQSQQQPHQQQPLIGPQVLLQVQEDLRKLLEQRQVEEEKARKDLEVKLQTLQRDSEKYRTELEHAQKEAQDYRGRLEEEQRENSRLHQLFEASKQSKSSSSDEQK; translated from the exons atgaaggagaaggagaagtcCTCCCTTGTTGACCTTGGAAAGCGTCTGCTAGAGGCGTCTCGAAAAGGACATGCAGATGAAGTTAGCGTGCTGATGGCGTCTGGTGCTCCTTTTACAACTGATTGG CTTGGCACATCACCATTGCATTTGGCTGCTCAACATGGCCACACCCAAACAGCAGAAGTTCTTCTCCGAGCCGGAGTAAGCCGAGATGCACGCACaaag GTTGATAGAACACCATTGCACATGGCAGCACAGCATGGCCACACCCATGTAGTGGAGTTACTTATTTCCTCTGGAGCTTGTGCAAACAATGCTGACATG CTGAATATGACCCCTCTTCACTGGGCCTGCGAACACAATCATGTGGACATTGTTAAAATTTTGCTTCGAGCAGGAGCCAAGACAGACATCAAGAGCAAG tttggTAAGACACCAGTTGATATTGCAAGAGCAAAGGGTTATATTGAAGTGCTTGCTGCATTGTCATCTGATCAG GATTCAGACTTGACAATACCAAAGACCCCAAAGAGACCAG CTGATCGAAACAATCTTTCCTTGAATTCCATGAAGAAGagacaaagaacaaaaaagtttcCTATGACAGAAGGCTCATGGACCGGTCCTGAAGGACCAAAAG AGAATGGTAACAAGCCACGTAGAAAGGCTACAACACCAGGAGCTTCTCCCAAGTCAGCTGTGGGTGGGGGAAGAAGAGTTTCTGCACCTCCTCAGTTTCCTAATGCAG GCTCACCATCACTGCGTAGTCCAACAGAGAACTCCATTGCATCCCTGGTTTCTGCTGCTGCCATTGTAAAAGCCAAATCAGAAAGTGAACGAGAAGGACAACCTACAACTG TGAACTCTGAAGGTAAAAGAACCACCAGTGCCACCACTAAATCACAAGATTCAAGTGTCCTTGACACTTTGGCAACTCTAGCTACAGCTACCTTAAGCCACACTGCATCTTCAACATCTACAACACCTCAGCAGGTGACAGCTGTACCTGGCAGACCCATTGGCATTGCACCGCTCACCCTGCCACCAACCACGCCAACCCTAACCACACCCTTGACACCCTCAAGTCTCTTCCCCATGCCATCCCCCCTTGCAGCACTGTCTGCtctgtcatcattatcatcacctgCTCAAACGTCACCTCTTCCACTCTCATTTTCCATGCCAGTCATGACTCCGCAACAGGTATCGACATCGGGAACACAACTGCTACCTCTTGTCCAGCCAGGAGGGACACCATTCTTCTCTTCTATACAAGTTCCCACTTCTGCCACAACTGTGGGGGATATAACGTCGAGTAGTGCTACCAGCTCAGGTGTCGTCATCGCGGGAGCAGAGACTGGAGTTAAATGTGTGACCCTAAATACTGGGACCACACCGGTTCCCAATACAGCAGCACACACAGTGATTCCACAGACTGTCATGTCTCCATTTCAGCTGTCAAACAGTTCAGGTCAGGCACTTATTCAGACGCAGCTAGCTCTGACTCAGATGCTTGCTCCAACACAAGGCGTGCAGCCCAGTGTGGTGCTAGAAATGAAtgcaacaacaaacaaagatgGCGTTG TTCAAGTTAAAGTAGACCAGAGTCAAGCAGCAGAGCTATTAAAAGCCCAGACCCAGTCACAG GAGGTAGCGAACACTCAGCTTCAACAGGATGGTAGTGACACCAAACAGGATGATGTTAATCCGTCTCAGAATGTACAAGGAACACAGGAAGTTCTTATAACACTTCAGGTTCCTGCTGGATTGCAGCACTTACAACCCCAGTTGGTTACAGATCCAACATTTGGACTCCAACATGTGCAGTTGGTTCAGCCAGTATCTGGTCAGGAAGCGCAATCA CAGACAGTCACAACTTCATCACAGCCGAACCAAGTCACTATTGTTCAGCAGCCCGATAGCAGCGCACAGACCACCCAGGAACACACCGCTGGCTCAGCAGCACAGCAGGCTCCTGTTGTGCAGTTACAACTCCCACAGGATCAGTTGAACCTTGCACATCTAATGCAGAATTTGGGTCAGGGAGGGTTACCACTCACACCGTTGACTTTAACACCTCAACAGATGCAGCTACTAGCAA ATTCACAGTTACAGATTGGTAATCAGATGCCGCAGTTGAATCAGAATTCACAACAACCGCGACAACAGCAGGTACAACAAGCCGCAGGAACAAcgcaacaacagcagcagcagcaaccaCAACAAAATGTCACTCAACAGTTGTTGGCACAGTCAATTCCACAGAGGACGTTGCTACCACAAAACTACGTCACACAACTCGGCCag ACACCTGCGCAAACAACAGTAGATAACCAACAGCAATCGCAACAGCAGCCTCACCAACAACAACCACTGATCGGCCCTCAGGTTTTACTGCAAGTTCAAGAAGACCTTCGTAAGCTGCTGGAGCAACGACAAGTAGAGGAAGAGAAAGCTCGAAAGGACCTTGAAGTCAAACTCCAAACTTTGCAACGAGACAGCGAAAAATATCGCACAGAGCTTGAACACGCACAGAAAGAGGCCCAAGACTATCGCGGACGGTTAGAGGAAGAACAGAGAGAAAACTCAAGACTGCATCAGTTGTTTGAGGCTTCGAAACAAAGCAAGAGTAGCAGCTCTGATGAACAAAAATAA
- the LOC140935141 gene encoding uncharacterized protein isoform X3 codes for MKEKEKSSLVDLGKRLLEASRKGHADEVSVLMASGAPFTTDWLGTSPLHLAAQHGHTQTAEVLLRAGVSRDARTKVDRTPLHMAAQHGHTHVVELLISSGACANNADMLNMTPLHWACEHNHVDIVKILLRAGAKTDIKSKFGKTPVDIARAKGYIEVLAALSSDQDSDLTIPKTPKRPADRNNLSLNSMKKRQRTKKFPMTEGSWTGPEGPKENGNKPRRKATTPGASPKSAVGGGRRVSAPPQFPNAGSPSLRSPTENSIASLVSAAAIVKAKSESEREGQPTTVNSEGKRTTSATTKSQDSSVLDTLATLATATLSHTASSTSTTPQQVTAVPGRPIGIAPLTLPPTTPTLTTPLTPSSLFPMPSPLAALSALSSLSSPAQTSPLPLSFSMPVMTPQQVSTSGTQLLPLVQPGGTPFFSSIQVPTSATTVGDITSSSATSSGVVIAGAETGVKCVTLNTGTTPVPNTAAHTVIPQTVMSPFQLSNSSVQVKVDQSQAAELLKAQTQSQEVANTQLQQDGSDTKQDDVNPSQNVQGTQEVLITLQVPAGLQHLQPQLVTDPTFGLQHVQLVQPVSGQEAQSQTVTTSSQPNQVTIVQQPDSSAQTTQEHTAGSAAQQAPVVQLQLPQDQLNLAHLMQNLGQGGLPLTPLTLTPQQMQLLANSQLQIGNQMPQLNQNSQQPRQQQVQQAAGTTQQQQQQQPQQNVTQQLLAQSIPQRTLLPQNYVTQLGQTPAQTTVDNQQQSQQQPHQQQPLIGPQVLLQVQEDLRKLLEQRQVEEEKARKDLEVKLQTLQRDSEKYRTELEHAQKEAQDYRGRLEEEQRENSRLHQLFEASKQSKSSSSDEQK; via the exons atgaaggagaaggagaagtcCTCCCTTGTTGACCTTGGAAAGCGTCTGCTAGAGGCGTCTCGAAAAGGACATGCAGATGAAGTTAGCGTGCTGATGGCGTCTGGTGCTCCTTTTACAACTGATTGG CTTGGCACATCACCATTGCATTTGGCTGCTCAACATGGCCACACCCAAACAGCAGAAGTTCTTCTCCGAGCCGGAGTAAGCCGAGATGCACGCACaaag GTTGATAGAACACCATTGCACATGGCAGCACAGCATGGCCACACCCATGTAGTGGAGTTACTTATTTCCTCTGGAGCTTGTGCAAACAATGCTGACATG CTGAATATGACCCCTCTTCACTGGGCCTGCGAACACAATCATGTGGACATTGTTAAAATTTTGCTTCGAGCAGGAGCCAAGACAGACATCAAGAGCAAG tttggTAAGACACCAGTTGATATTGCAAGAGCAAAGGGTTATATTGAAGTGCTTGCTGCATTGTCATCTGATCAG GATTCAGACTTGACAATACCAAAGACCCCAAAGAGACCAG CTGATCGAAACAATCTTTCCTTGAATTCCATGAAGAAGagacaaagaacaaaaaagtttcCTATGACAGAAGGCTCATGGACCGGTCCTGAAGGACCAAAAG AGAATGGTAACAAGCCACGTAGAAAGGCTACAACACCAGGAGCTTCTCCCAAGTCAGCTGTGGGTGGGGGAAGAAGAGTTTCTGCACCTCCTCAGTTTCCTAATGCAG GCTCACCATCACTGCGTAGTCCAACAGAGAACTCCATTGCATCCCTGGTTTCTGCTGCTGCCATTGTAAAAGCCAAATCAGAAAGTGAACGAGAAGGACAACCTACAACTG TGAACTCTGAAGGTAAAAGAACCACCAGTGCCACCACTAAATCACAAGATTCAAGTGTCCTTGACACTTTGGCAACTCTAGCTACAGCTACCTTAAGCCACACTGCATCTTCAACATCTACAACACCTCAGCAGGTGACAGCTGTACCTGGCAGACCCATTGGCATTGCACCGCTCACCCTGCCACCAACCACGCCAACCCTAACCACACCCTTGACACCCTCAAGTCTCTTCCCCATGCCATCCCCCCTTGCAGCACTGTCTGCtctgtcatcattatcatcacctgCTCAAACGTCACCTCTTCCACTCTCATTTTCCATGCCAGTCATGACTCCGCAACAGGTATCGACATCGGGAACACAACTGCTACCTCTTGTCCAGCCAGGAGGGACACCATTCTTCTCTTCTATACAAGTTCCCACTTCTGCCACAACTGTGGGGGATATAACGTCGAGTAGTGCTACCAGCTCAGGTGTCGTCATCGCGGGAGCAGAGACTGGAGTTAAATGTGTGACCCTAAATACTGGGACCACACCGGTTCCCAATACAGCAGCACACACAGTGATTCCACAGACTGTCATGTCTCCATTTCAGCTGTCAAACAGTTCAG TTCAAGTTAAAGTAGACCAGAGTCAAGCAGCAGAGCTATTAAAAGCCCAGACCCAGTCACAG GAGGTAGCGAACACTCAGCTTCAACAGGATGGTAGTGACACCAAACAGGATGATGTTAATCCGTCTCAGAATGTACAAGGAACACAGGAAGTTCTTATAACACTTCAGGTTCCTGCTGGATTGCAGCACTTACAACCCCAGTTGGTTACAGATCCAACATTTGGACTCCAACATGTGCAGTTGGTTCAGCCAGTATCTGGTCAGGAAGCGCAATCA CAGACAGTCACAACTTCATCACAGCCGAACCAAGTCACTATTGTTCAGCAGCCCGATAGCAGCGCACAGACCACCCAGGAACACACCGCTGGCTCAGCAGCACAGCAGGCTCCTGTTGTGCAGTTACAACTCCCACAGGATCAGTTGAACCTTGCACATCTAATGCAGAATTTGGGTCAGGGAGGGTTACCACTCACACCGTTGACTTTAACACCTCAACAGATGCAGCTACTAGCAA ATTCACAGTTACAGATTGGTAATCAGATGCCGCAGTTGAATCAGAATTCACAACAACCGCGACAACAGCAGGTACAACAAGCCGCAGGAACAAcgcaacaacagcagcagcagcaaccaCAACAAAATGTCACTCAACAGTTGTTGGCACAGTCAATTCCACAGAGGACGTTGCTACCACAAAACTACGTCACACAACTCGGCCag ACACCTGCGCAAACAACAGTAGATAACCAACAGCAATCGCAACAGCAGCCTCACCAACAACAACCACTGATCGGCCCTCAGGTTTTACTGCAAGTTCAAGAAGACCTTCGTAAGCTGCTGGAGCAACGACAAGTAGAGGAAGAGAAAGCTCGAAAGGACCTTGAAGTCAAACTCCAAACTTTGCAACGAGACAGCGAAAAATATCGCACAGAGCTTGAACACGCACAGAAAGAGGCCCAAGACTATCGCGGACGGTTAGAGGAAGAACAGAGAGAAAACTCAAGACTGCATCAGTTGTTTGAGGCTTCGAAACAAAGCAAGAGTAGCAGCTCTGATGAACAAAAATAA
- the LOC140933126 gene encoding uncharacterized protein produces MHPPDVEWTPRACKQVRTPLPSTRVRVSPSPNKGNSGVQGSPIITVSTTTIPIQPLQGNKKKYVIVQGNNRHLKGLASHRHNFYTRTVEESHQPIYLQGLPPQGFRRLWKARENSSSEKLTKRSLEPLFCKALAPANQEAMVPETEKSPLTCITDKVSCDREVPQHESNKTISTYVMVILQSGVAYQISNFCEYFEYDFRSPEQNMPTQKIPDDNSSIPAVKEANNEGREDVIDSECQANNEEPLASAKETTDEVEIIPVSQGNRYRENRERKKVRDRKYDADLKKAFEQLRRVVPRLPRSYSRGLILQEAIKYIGNLEKKIQDAGLWPTLQVQDHFKQDAQSKGTSDDKSAKVEPVTVTEAKRVLSSTDCTVPDPSNNVTSVEDDEAQPLVPEDEKGSNSQENASATLTSPIILSLSAEEGSFSFVSPEGATVFAVDCEYPDDDSVTVEEVPLSAPFEQVQLLSVDLNDDTPVLTPQSPEESLSQELTPRLIPLVEIPSYTESGESSCQDLFVSVIDGVSTISQEALSDLGVTLSPLLSPLGILLSPGGDIDHSHDPTVAVLVDDPSSAVDGNMAGLNAVVPGVCTDMTSIAASVEVTTDMQRKKETSPSSARKRARSRKRTAQTVPCLSPQQPADIRSSTSRRRNTRVLQDNSNFEDPRSPVAGNKRGRRRKVKVGHSERSFQGVDENSASAVKQTRTPPRRVSGVILNTKRKMSSPSGSVEKKSTRRL; encoded by the exons ATGCATCCTCCAGATGTAGAATGGACTCCAAGAGCTTGCAAGCAAGTCAGAACACCTTTACCGTCCACAAGGGTGAGAGTATCACCAAGCCCTAACAAGGGCAACAGTGGAGTACAGGGCTCTCCAATCATTACTGTGTCTACCACAACAATTCCAATACAACCACTACAGggaaacaagaagaaatatGTGATTGTTCAAGGAAACAACAGGCACTTGAAGGGCCTAGCAAGTCATCGACATAATTTTTATACACGCACAGTAGAAGAAAGCCATCAACCTATTTATCTACAAg GTCTACCACCTCAAGGTTTTAGGCGACTTTGGAAAGCCAGAGAAAATAGTAGCAGTGAGAAGCTAACAAAG AGGTCATTGGAGCCACTATTTTGCAAAGCTTTAGCACCTGCTAATCAGGAGGCCATGGTGCCTGAAACAGAGAAGTCCCCCCTGACATGCATAACAGACAAGGTATCCTGTGATCGAGAGGTACCACAGCATGAAAGCAATAAG ACTATTTCCACCTACGTCATGGTAATCCTTCAAAGTGGTGTTGCTTACcaaatttctaatttttgtgaATACTTTGAATATGATTTCCGG AGTCCAGAACAAAACATGCCGACACAAAAGATTCCTGATGATAACAGTTCAATTCCTGCTGTGAAGGAGGCAAATAACGAGGGCAGAGAAG ACGTTATAGATTCGGAATGTCAAGCAAATAATGAAGAACCTTTGGCTTCGGCAAAAGAAACAACTGATGAAGTGGAAATTATACCAGTCTCACAGGGCAACAGGTACAgagaaaacagagaaagaaagaaagtccGAGACAG GAAATATGACGCTGATCTCAAGAAGGCGTTTGAACAGCTCAGACGTGTTGTGCCACGCTTACCGAGGAGCTATAGTCGT GGACTAATTTTGCAGGAAGCCATCAAGTACATAGGGAACCTggaaaagaaaattcaag ATGCGGGTTTATGGCCAACATTACAAGTCCAAGATCACTTTAAGCAAGACGCCCAGTCGAAAGGCACTTCTGACGATAAAAGTGCCAAGGTGGAGCCCGTAACTGTCACAGAAGCCAAACGTGTATTATCCTCAACGGATTGTACAGTCCCTGATCCTTCCAACAACGTTACTAGTGTAGAAGATGATGAGGCACAACCACTCGTACCTGAGGATGAGAAAGGTTCAAATAGCCAAGAAAACGCCTCAGCTACCTTAACATCTCCCATTATTTTGTCCTTATCGGCAGAGGAAGGGTCCTTTTCATTTGTGAGCCCTGAGGGAGCTACTGTTTTTGCTGTTGATTGTGAGTATCCTGATGATGACTCTGTGACTGTTGAAGAGGTACCTCTGTCAGCCCCATTCGAACAAGTACAACTACTGTCGGTAGATCTCAATGATGACACACCGGTGCTGACACCGCAGTCCCCAGAGGAGTCTTTATCACAAGAGCTTACTCCCAGATTGATACCCCTCGTCGAGATTCCAAGTTACACGGAGAGTGGCGAATCCTCCTGTCAGGATCTTTTTGTGAGCGTGATCGACGGCGTTTCCACTATCAGCCAAGAGGCATTAAGCGACCTGGGTGTCACCTTGTCCCCGTTATTATCTCCGTTGGGAATTCTACTTTCCCCCGGTGGGGATATCGATCACTCTCATGATCCCACAGTTGCTGTCCTGGTGGATGATCCTAGTTCAGCTGTAGATGGAAATATGGCTGGATTAAACGCTGTGGTTCCAGGTGTTTGCACTGATATGACATCAATAGCAGCTTCGGTTGAGGTTACCACTGACATGCAGCGAAAGAAAGAGACATCACCATCATCTGCGAGGAAGAGAGCAAGATCAAGAAAGCGAACAGCACAAACTGTGCCATGTTTGTCACCTCAACAGCCTGCTGACATTAGATCAAGCACTTCCCGTCGCAGAAACACGCGAGTTCTACAAGACAACAGCAATTTTGAAGACCCAAGATCGCCTGTTGCTGGTAATAAAAGAGGAAGGAGAAGAAAGGTTAAAGTTGGCCATTCTGAGCGATCGTTCCAAGGTGTTGATGAGAATTCGGCATCTGCGGTCAAACAGACCCGCACACCACCCAGGAGAGTGTCGGGTGTTATCCTgaatacaaaaaggaaaatgtcAAGTCCCAGTGGGAGTGTGGAAAAGAAAAGTACCCGTCGAttgtag